The Sulfurospirillum oryzae genome contains the following window.
CAATTTACTGAATAATGCCATTGATGCAGCATTTCAACGAAGTACGATTGAGATCACATGGAAGAGGGCAGAGCAAGCAGGATTTTCCATATTATGTGTGAAAAACAGTGGTGAAACGATGGATGAAAAAACCAAAGCCAATCTTTTTAAACCCTTTTTCACGACCAAAAAAGAGGGTTCGGGTTTGGGGCTTTTTAGCATCTATAAAATTGTCTACCTCTCCAATGGTTACATCGAGTTTGAAAGTCAAAAAGAGCAGACAAAGTTTTGTCTCTATATCCCATGTGAAGAAGCAAGTACCTAACCATAGTTAATAGCACCTTTTGACATTTAAAAAAGGGTATAGATACAAGGCGGATTTTTGCAGGTTTACTTATTGTAAATCAAAAAAATCTAACGCAGTAGACATGCCCTTTTTTAAATGCCCTATAGGTGAAAGGATTTTGCCTCATCTTCGTCGTTAAATTTATTCAACTTGCAATAAGCAAGTCATCATAAATTTGCCTAGAAGCTAAAGCAAAATCCTTTCATCAAAAGGTGTTACTAACTATGGGTAGGTACTTAAGTATGAAAATTGCTATTATTGATGACCAGCAAGAGATTCGCTACTCGGTTGCTAAAATTTTACAGCGCAATCACCATACACCGTTGCAGTTTAACGGCGAAGAGTTTGAACTCTCTTTAATCATCGAAGAGCAAGGTGTTGAGCTTTTAATTGTCGATGTGATGCTTGGCGAAAATCTTACAGGCATTGATCTGATCAAACAGTTTAAAAAAGCAGGCATTCAACTTCCTATCATTTTGATGACAGCGTATACCACGCCTACGAATATGATTGAAGCGTCCAAAATTGGCATTAAAGACATTTTGCAAAAGCCTTTTGATGAGGCGCAACTTTTAGAATTGGTTGGAAAATACATGCACACTTCAAGCAAAGAGAAGAGTGCTAAAAAGCCTATAAAACAAGGGGAAGAGGCGTTTGTAGGTTCGTATGAAACGATGAAAGAGATTTACAAGAAGATTGGCATCGCCGCCAATAATGACCTCTCTGTGCTTATTTACGGTGAAACAGGAACGGGTAAAGAGCTTATCGCCAATCTGATTCATACCAACTCGACTCATAGTGAACACCCCTTTATTGCCGTGAATTGCGCTTCCATCCCTAAAGATCTTTTTGAGAGTCAGCTTTTTGGGCATGAGAAAGGCTCTTTTACGAGCGCCGATAAACAGCACATCGGTTTTGCTGAACTTGCAGGGGAGGGAACACTTTTTTTAGACGAGATTGGAGAACTCGACATTGAGCTTCAAAGCAAACTGCTGCGTTTTTTGGAGACGAAGAAGTTTAGACGCGTTGGAGGCTCTAAAGAGCTTAATTTTGAAGGACGCATCATCAGTGCGACCAATGCCAATCTTAAAGCGCATATTCAAAAATCAACGTTTAGGGAAGATCTTTACTTTCGCCTCTCGATGCTCACGATTACGATGCCATCTTTAAAAGAGCGCATTCAAGATATTCCTATTTTGTGTGAGCATTTTATTGCCAAAGCTAACCGTGATCTTAAAACGACCATTACATCTATTTCCGAAGAGGCGTTGGTTAAACTTGCACGTCATCATTGGAGAGGAAACATTAGGGAGCTGCGCAATACTATCTACAGTGCCTGCTTAAATGCCAGTGATGACATGATCAAAGCGGATGACATCAAAGAGTTTGAAGAGACAGAAGATATACAGAAACAGCTGCATAAATTTTGCCTAGCGTATTTACAAAAGGAAGGGGTTGAAAAAGCCCATGATTTGGAGCAAACCTTGCAAAAAACCTTTTTACATGTAAGCTTTTCGCTTTGCCCAAACATCACACAGCTTTCCACCATACTCGATATTTCTCGCAATACACTCAAAAAACAGCTTAGAGAATTTGGTATTTATGAAGGGGAAGAAGAGAAGTAAGAGGTAGCCTAAGCTACCCCTTGCATTTAAGCGCGTTCCAAGAAGGTCATATCTTTGATAAGCCCTTCACTGCTGTGATGAATAATATGCCAACTGTCATGATTATGAATATTGCCTTGCCCAACATTCCAAATACTGCTTTAGCCTACGCCACCAGTGTTATTGTTGGTTTTATTAACACTCTAAAAAGGTTTTTAATGAGCTTCTTGGATGCATTGCATCTTAGAAGCTCATGCAATAAAGTCATCTTTATATCAACATATCTTGATATAAAGATGACTTTATGCTACACTTTCATCATTGTTACATGTAAAGGTTGAACCATGAAAAAAGTACTGATTTTATGTACGGGAAACAGTTGCCGAAGTATCATCGCAGAAGCACTTGTAAACGCGCATCTTAAAGGCATTGAGGCTTATAGTGCGGGCGTTCGTGCTACGGGCAAAGTGAACGCTTATGCTAAAAAAGTGCTTGAGGAAGAGGGTATATGGAAAGAGAGCTATCACTCCAAAACGCTGGATGAGGTGATAGATATGGACTTTGATTTGGTGGTTACTGTCTGTGACCATGCTAAAGAGAGTTGCCCGATGTTTCCTCGTCCCATTCCTAAAATTCATGTCGGATTTTCTGATCCTGATGGTAAAGATTATGGGGCGTTTATTCTTACATGTAAAGCGATACAGGCTGAACTTTTACCGATCATTGAAGAAAAACTTTTATGAATTTGGAGCAGATGCTTATTGAGCTGACCTCAGAGTTTGGGGCATGGGCGATTTTTGCATCATTTGGCATTGGTCTTTTAACCTCTTTGGCTCCGTGTTCTATCATTACCTTGCCTCTGCTTGCGGGTAGTGCGCTTGGTTTGTCGGGCGATTTAAGCCCAAAACAAAAAAGAGTTTTTATTTACCAATACTCACTACTTTTTGTTTTGGGTTTGGTTGTCAGTTTTTCACTGTTGATGCTGTTGGTTTCTAAGATGGGCATAATGCTCTCTGTCGCTCCTTTTTGGGCGTATTTACTTGCTTCGTTTGCGACATTTTGCGTTGTTGCGTATGCCCTTGGGTTTATTCAAACATTTGATAAAGACAAAGTTGCACGTAAGTTTTTAAGGCTCAAATTTTTTGGCGCTGTGATCATCGGGCTGATTTTTGGGCTGGTAAGCACTCCGTGCGCATCTGCTCCTCTGGTTGCTATCATCACCATCGCCTCTCAAAGCGGTTGGGTTTATTCGTACGCACTTGTTTTGGCGTTTGCCTTAGGGCATGGCATGTTGCTATTAGTGGCGGGAACCTCACTCGGATTTACGCAAAGTGTGGTTTCGAGTCAAAAAATAAGCAGGGTGAGCCGCTTTATCAACGGCTTTTTTATCGTGCTTTTGGCGGGAATTGGTTTTTACTTTCTCTACCAAACGTATCTTGTATTTTAGGAAAAAAGATGAAAAAAAAGATTGTTTTAGCTGTGCTAGCCCTCTTCTTAGCAGGGTTTTGTGAGGCTAAAGAGCCTAATGCTTTTTCGTGGAAACAGAGCAATGAAGTTTCGAGTATATTGGATGCAACTGCTTATGCCCAGATTGTTCCACAGATCAGGAAAAGCCCAATGCTCATAGAGTTTGGCTCTACCAGTTGTGCTTCGTGTGTTGAGATGGGAAAATTGCTATACCGTGTTAAACAAGAGTATCCGCAAAGTGCTATTTACTTTGTAGAGGTTCATAGCGATCAACAAGCAACGCGTGATTATAGGATACAGATGATTCCCACACAAATCTATCTTGATGCTAAGGGTGGTGAATCTTATAGACACATTGGGATCGTAAGTTATGAGCAGTTAATCGCAAATCTCAAAGCAGAGAAAATTATTTTTTAAAAGGGTTTGTTATGTTTAGTCTCTGGGAAAAAATGGTTGATTATTTGGTGTATGGGCTTTTTGGGCTCGATTCTACGACTCAAAAAGCAGAGGCGTTGCATTTTTTTATCTTCGATACGATTAAGATTTACATTCTTTTAGTGCTGATTATCTTTGCGGTAACTTTTTTACGAACCTACTTTAACACCGAAAAAGTCAGAGTCTATCTGCAAGGTAAAAGTGAATTTACAGGCAATATCTTAGCGGCTCTTTTTGGCATTATCACGCCGTTTTGCAGTTGCTCTGCCATTCCTCTGTTTTTAGGGTTTATGCAAGCACGCATTCCGCTTGGTATTACCTTTAGTTTTCTGATCTCAAGTCCTATGAACAACGAGATAGCCATAGCGCTTTTGTTTGGGCTTTT
Protein-coding sequences here:
- a CDS encoding thioredoxin family protein, producing MKKKIVLAVLALFLAGFCEAKEPNAFSWKQSNEVSSILDATAYAQIVPQIRKSPMLIEFGSTSCASCVEMGKLLYRVKQEYPQSAIYFVEVHSDQQATRDYRIQMIPTQIYLDAKGGESYRHIGIVSYEQLIANLKAEKIIF
- a CDS encoding arsenate reductase ArsC, translated to MKKVLILCTGNSCRSIIAEALVNAHLKGIEAYSAGVRATGKVNAYAKKVLEEEGIWKESYHSKTLDEVIDMDFDLVVTVCDHAKESCPMFPRPIPKIHVGFSDPDGKDYGAFILTCKAIQAELLPIIEEKLL
- a CDS encoding cytochrome c biogenesis CcdA family protein is translated as MNLEQMLIELTSEFGAWAIFASFGIGLLTSLAPCSIITLPLLAGSALGLSGDLSPKQKRVFIYQYSLLFVLGLVVSFSLLMLLVSKMGIMLSVAPFWAYLLASFATFCVVAYALGFIQTFDKDKVARKFLRLKFFGAVIIGLIFGLVSTPCASAPLVAIITIASQSGWVYSYALVLAFALGHGMLLLVAGTSLGFTQSVVSSQKISRVSRFINGFFIVLLAGIGFYFLYQTYLVF
- a CDS encoding sigma-54-dependent transcriptional regulator; its protein translation is MKIAIIDDQQEIRYSVAKILQRNHHTPLQFNGEEFELSLIIEEQGVELLIVDVMLGENLTGIDLIKQFKKAGIQLPIILMTAYTTPTNMIEASKIGIKDILQKPFDEAQLLELVGKYMHTSSKEKSAKKPIKQGEEAFVGSYETMKEIYKKIGIAANNDLSVLIYGETGTGKELIANLIHTNSTHSEHPFIAVNCASIPKDLFESQLFGHEKGSFTSADKQHIGFAELAGEGTLFLDEIGELDIELQSKLLRFLETKKFRRVGGSKELNFEGRIISATNANLKAHIQKSTFREDLYFRLSMLTITMPSLKERIQDIPILCEHFIAKANRDLKTTITSISEEALVKLARHHWRGNIRELRNTIYSACLNASDDMIKADDIKEFEETEDIQKQLHKFCLAYLQKEGVEKAHDLEQTLQKTFLHVSFSLCPNITQLSTILDISRNTLKKQLREFGIYEGEEEK